In Pseudomonas putida, a genomic segment contains:
- the rluB gene encoding 23S rRNA pseudouridine(2605) synthase RluB translates to MSEQDLQDTEITPPSGEKLQKVLARIGVGSRRDVEAWISQGRIKVNGVEATLGQRVDLHDAIAVDGKLIKREEAAEATRRVIMYNKPDGEICTRDDPEGRPTVFDRLPRPKEGRWINIGRLDINTTGLLLFTTDGELANRLMHPSYEMDREYAVRVRGEVDDEMIERLKAGVMLEDGPAKFTDIQKAPGGEGFNHWYHCVVMEGRNREVRRLWESQGMVVSRLKRVRFGPVFLNSDLPMGRWREMTQGEIDILAAEVGLQPVALPAVNLKTKDRMERMQRKSSRPMGRNERVRNLRPAHEGGAAERPARQPREEAPRKGSRGSAVAERPSDMRKRPTKPEGDKPAGRGRGKPRG, encoded by the coding sequence ATGAGTGAGCAAGACCTGCAAGATACCGAGATCACCCCTCCATCCGGCGAAAAGCTGCAGAAAGTGCTGGCGCGCATCGGCGTGGGCTCGCGCCGTGACGTCGAAGCCTGGATCAGCCAGGGCCGCATCAAGGTCAACGGCGTCGAGGCCACCCTCGGCCAGCGCGTCGACCTGCACGACGCCATCGCCGTCGACGGCAAGCTGATCAAGCGCGAGGAGGCTGCCGAGGCCACCCGCCGGGTGATCATGTACAACAAGCCCGATGGCGAGATCTGCACCCGTGACGACCCGGAAGGCCGTCCAACCGTGTTCGACCGCCTGCCACGACCGAAAGAAGGTCGCTGGATCAACATCGGCCGCCTGGACATCAACACCACCGGCCTGCTGCTGTTCACCACCGACGGTGAACTGGCCAACCGCCTGATGCACCCGTCCTACGAGATGGACCGCGAATATGCGGTGCGTGTACGTGGCGAAGTCGACGATGAGATGATCGAGCGCCTGAAAGCCGGCGTGATGCTCGAAGACGGCCCGGCCAAGTTCACCGACATCCAGAAGGCGCCGGGCGGCGAAGGCTTCAACCACTGGTATCACTGCGTGGTGATGGAAGGCCGTAACCGCGAAGTACGCCGCCTGTGGGAATCGCAGGGCATGGTGGTCAGCCGCTTGAAGCGCGTGCGCTTCGGCCCGGTGTTCCTCAACTCCGACCTGCCGATGGGCCGCTGGCGTGAAATGACCCAGGGCGAGATCGACATCCTCGCTGCCGAGGTAGGCTTGCAGCCGGTGGCGCTGCCAGCGGTCAACCTCAAGACCAAGGACCGCATGGAGCGCATGCAGCGCAAATCCTCCCGGCCGATGGGGCGCAACGAGCGGGTACGCAACCTGCGTCCGGCCCATGAGGGCGGCGCTGCCGAGCGTCCTGCGCGCCAGCCGCGCGAAGAAGCGCCGCGCAAGGGCAGCCGCGGCAGCGCCGTGGCCGAGCGCCCGAGCGACATGCGCAAGCGCCCTACCAAGCCCGAAGGTGACAAGCCGGCAGGCCGTGGTCGTGGCAAGCCGCGTGGTTGA
- the scpB gene encoding SMC-Scp complex subunit ScpB — protein MNLNEPRDLASLIEAFLLASGKPQSLERLYELFEEAERPEPKVFKKALEVLGKSCAGRAFELKEVASGYRLQIREDYAPWVGRLWEERPQRYSRALLETMALIAYRQPITRGEIEDVRGVAVNSNIIKTLMEREWIRVVGYREVPGRPAMFATTKAFLDHFNLKSLDELPALAELREMEPAPEPVLDPDDAPVPAHLQALADASLGEEEVVGEPKEETSFRSLLVELDQMEEGLKTDFDDLREEEPEVSVEDEGKLQP, from the coding sequence ATGAATCTGAATGAACCCCGCGACTTGGCGTCGCTGATCGAAGCCTTTCTGCTCGCCTCGGGCAAGCCGCAGTCGCTCGAACGCCTCTACGAGCTGTTCGAGGAGGCCGAGCGCCCCGAGCCCAAGGTGTTCAAGAAGGCCCTTGAAGTGCTCGGCAAGTCCTGCGCCGGGCGTGCTTTCGAACTCAAGGAAGTGGCAAGCGGTTATCGCCTGCAGATCCGCGAGGACTATGCGCCCTGGGTCGGACGGCTGTGGGAGGAGCGCCCGCAGCGGTATTCCCGCGCGCTGCTCGAAACCATGGCGTTGATTGCCTACCGTCAGCCGATCACCCGGGGCGAAATCGAGGATGTGCGTGGTGTGGCGGTCAATAGCAACATCATCAAGACCCTGATGGAGCGCGAGTGGATTCGTGTGGTCGGTTATCGCGAGGTGCCCGGGCGCCCGGCCATGTTCGCCACCACCAAGGCGTTTCTCGACCACTTCAACCTCAAGAGCCTGGACGAGTTGCCGGCGCTGGCCGAACTGCGCGAGATGGAGCCTGCGCCCGAGCCGGTTCTGGACCCGGACGACGCACCAGTGCCGGCGCATTTGCAAGCGTTGGCCGATGCCAGCCTGGGTGAGGAAGAGGTAGTGGGCGAGCCGAAGGAAGAGACCAGCTTCCGAAGCCTGCTGGTGGAGCTGGATCAGATGGAGGAGGGGCTGAAGACCGATTTCGATGATCTGCGCGAAGAAGAGCCTGAGGTTTCGGTCGAGGACGAGGGCAAGTTGCAGCCCTGA
- a CDS encoding segregation and condensation protein A: MEVILEAFEGPLDLLLYLIRKQNIDILDIPVAEITRQYMGYVELMKSVRLELAAEYLVMAAMLAEIKSRMLLPRSAEIEEEEGDPRAELIRRLQEYERFKAAAEGIDELPRVGRDVVVPRLEAPQAKVRKLLPQVSLEELLVSMAEVMRRNDLFESHQITRETLSTRERMSEVLERLKGGAFVPFVELFANEEGKLGVVVTFMAILELVKESLVELVQNAPFAPIHVRLRAESVEEPDESE; encoded by the coding sequence CTGGAAGTCATTCTCGAAGCCTTCGAAGGCCCGCTGGACCTGCTGCTGTACCTGATCCGCAAGCAGAACATCGACATCCTCGACATACCGGTGGCGGAAATCACCCGCCAGTACATGGGTTACGTCGAGTTGATGAAGAGCGTGCGCCTGGAGCTGGCTGCCGAGTACCTGGTGATGGCTGCCATGCTGGCCGAGATCAAGTCGCGCATGCTGCTGCCACGCTCGGCCGAAATCGAGGAAGAAGAGGGCGACCCGCGCGCGGAACTGATTCGTCGGCTGCAGGAATACGAGCGTTTCAAGGCCGCGGCCGAGGGCATCGACGAGTTGCCGCGGGTCGGGCGCGATGTCGTCGTGCCGCGCCTGGAGGCGCCTCAGGCCAAGGTGCGCAAGCTGTTGCCGCAGGTCAGCCTGGAGGAGTTGTTGGTGTCCATGGCCGAGGTAATGCGCCGCAACGACCTGTTCGAAAGCCACCAGATCACCCGCGAGACCTTGTCTACTCGCGAACGCATGAGCGAGGTACTGGAGCGGCTCAAGGGCGGGGCTTTCGTGCCGTTCGTCGAGCTGTTCGCCAACGAGGAGGGCAAGCTGGGCGTGGTGGTGACCTTCATGGCGATTCTCGAGCTGGTGAAGGAATCGCTGGTCGAACTGGTGCAGAATGCGCCTTTCGCGCCGATCCATGTACGGTTGCGTGCCGAGTCTGTCGAAGAACCCGATGAATCTGAATGA
- a CDS encoding L-threonylcarbamoyladenylate synthase has protein sequence MSQFFQIHAENPQARLIKQAVEIIRKGGVVVYPTDSAYALGCQIGDKSAIERVRRLRQLDKQHNFTLLCCDLSQMGLFAKIDTSTFRLLKAHVPGPYTFILNATREVPRLLMHEKRRTIGLRVPSNPIVLALLEELGEPLMSVSLILPPEEEPMTDPYEIRQRLEHHVDLIIDGGYGDLKASTIIDLTGDEPALIREGCGDPTPFLVDA, from the coding sequence GTGAGCCAATTTTTCCAGATTCATGCGGAAAACCCGCAGGCGCGCCTGATAAAACAGGCCGTCGAGATCATTCGCAAGGGCGGCGTGGTGGTCTATCCAACCGACTCGGCCTACGCCCTGGGCTGCCAGATCGGCGATAAAAGCGCCATCGAACGGGTGCGCCGCCTGCGTCAGTTGGACAAACAGCACAACTTCACCTTGCTGTGCTGCGACCTGTCGCAGATGGGGCTGTTCGCCAAGATCGACACGTCCACGTTCCGCCTGCTCAAGGCGCATGTCCCGGGGCCTTACACCTTCATCCTCAACGCCACCCGGGAAGTCCCGCGGCTGTTGATGCACGAGAAACGCCGCACGATCGGCCTGCGCGTGCCGTCCAACCCGATCGTCCTGGCGCTGCTGGAAGAACTCGGCGAGCCGCTGATGAGCGTGAGCCTGATCCTGCCGCCCGAAGAGGAGCCGATGACCGATCCCTACGAGATCCGTCAACGCCTGGAACACCACGTCGACCTGATCATCGATGGCGGTTACGGCGATCTCAAGGCCTCGACCATCATTGACCTCACCGGTGATGAACCTGCCTTGATCCGCGAAGGCTGCGGCGATCCGACGCCGTTTCTGGTCGACGCGTGA
- a CDS encoding PHP domain-containing protein codes for MNVDLHCHSTASDGALSPSALVARAFDHGVQTLALTDHDTLEGLAEARQACQEQGMRWISGVELSCTWGGATIHILGYDFPLDAPPLLDAIEALHRGRWLRAEEIDKRLAAKGMPGALDGARAVQQELGDSGNAPARPHFAEFLVRAGHVKDRGEAFRKWLGAGKLGDVKLHWPTLEETVATLRRSNAWVSLAHPMHYDLTRSKRRRLIADYIQAGGQALEVVNGMMPAEQVGTMSILTREFGLLASAGSDFHGPGTWGEIGAYRPLPEDLPPLWRRFSHEQPLAV; via the coding sequence ATGAATGTTGATCTGCACTGTCACAGCACGGCCTCCGACGGCGCCCTGTCGCCCTCGGCCCTGGTCGCCCGGGCCTTTGACCACGGGGTGCAAACGCTGGCACTGACTGACCACGATACCCTCGAGGGCCTGGCCGAGGCACGTCAGGCCTGCCAGGAGCAGGGCATGCGCTGGATCAGCGGCGTGGAGCTGTCGTGCACCTGGGGCGGTGCGACCATCCACATATTGGGTTACGACTTCCCGTTGGATGCACCTCCGTTGCTCGACGCCATCGAAGCCTTGCACCGTGGCCGCTGGCTGCGCGCCGAGGAAATCGACAAACGGCTGGCAGCCAAAGGCATGCCCGGAGCCCTGGACGGCGCCCGGGCCGTGCAGCAAGAGCTTGGCGACAGTGGCAATGCCCCGGCGCGGCCACATTTTGCCGAGTTCCTGGTCCGCGCCGGGCACGTCAAGGACCGCGGCGAGGCGTTTCGCAAGTGGCTGGGTGCCGGCAAGCTGGGCGACGTCAAGCTGCACTGGCCAACCCTGGAGGAAACCGTTGCCACCCTGCGCCGGTCCAACGCATGGGTGAGCCTGGCCCATCCGATGCATTACGACCTGACCCGCAGCAAGCGCAGACGGCTGATTGCCGACTATATTCAGGCAGGTGGGCAGGCACTTGAAGTGGTCAATGGGATGATGCCGGCCGAGCAGGTGGGCACGATGTCCATTCTCACCCGTGAGTTCGGGCTGCTGGCAAGCGCTGGCAGCGATTTCCACGGCCCCGGCACCTGGGGCGAGATCGGTGCCTACCGGCCATTGCCCGAGGACCTGCCACCCCTGTGGCGCCGATTCAGCCATGAACAGCCTTTGGCGGTATGA
- a CDS encoding septation protein A produces MKQFIDFIPLLLFFIVYKLDPRPMEVAGHSFEFGGIYSATAMLIISSLVVYGALFLRQRKLEKGQWLTLVACLVFGGLTLTFHSETFLKWKAPVVNWLFALGFAGSHFIGDRVLIKRIMGHALTLPDAIWTRLNLAWIGFFLFCGAANLFVAFTFQDFWVDFKVFGSLGMTVLFLVAQGVYLSRHLHDDPSTSKTKD; encoded by the coding sequence GTGAAACAATTCATCGATTTCATCCCGCTGCTGCTGTTCTTCATCGTCTACAAGCTCGACCCGCGGCCCATGGAGGTCGCCGGCCACAGCTTCGAGTTCGGCGGCATCTACAGCGCCACGGCGATGCTGATCATCAGCTCGCTGGTGGTCTACGGCGCGCTGTTCCTGCGCCAGCGCAAGCTGGAAAAGGGCCAGTGGCTGACCCTGGTGGCCTGCCTGGTGTTCGGCGGCCTGACCCTGACGTTCCACAGCGAAACCTTCCTCAAGTGGAAGGCGCCCGTGGTCAACTGGCTGTTCGCGCTGGGCTTCGCCGGCAGCCACTTCATCGGCGACCGGGTGCTGATCAAGCGCATCATGGGCCACGCGCTGACGCTGCCCGATGCCATCTGGACCCGCCTGAACCTGGCCTGGATCGGCTTCTTCCTGTTCTGCGGCGCGGCCAACCTGTTCGTCGCCTTCACCTTCCAGGACTTCTGGGTCGACTTCAAGGTGTTCGGCAGCCTGGGCATGACCGTGCTATTCCTGGTGGCGCAGGGCGTGTACCTGTCGCGTCACCTGCACGACGACCCTTCCACCTCCAAGACCAAGGATTGA
- a CDS encoding YciI family protein yields the protein MLYAIIASDVANSLEKRLAARPAHIERLQQLKAEGRVVLAGPHPAIDSNDPGEAGFSGSLIVAEFDSLAAAQAWADADPYIAAGVYDNVIVKPFKQVLP from the coding sequence ATGCTCTACGCCATCATTGCCAGCGACGTCGCGAACTCCCTGGAAAAACGCCTGGCCGCCCGCCCGGCGCACATCGAGCGCCTGCAACAGCTCAAGGCCGAAGGCCGCGTGGTGCTGGCCGGCCCGCACCCGGCCATCGACAGCAACGACCCGGGTGAAGCCGGTTTCAGTGGCAGCCTGATCGTCGCCGAGTTCGATTCGCTCGCCGCCGCCCAGGCCTGGGCCGATGCCGATCCGTACATCGCCGCTGGCGTGTACGACAACGTCATCGTCAAGCCCTTCAAGCAAGTGCTGCCCTGA
- a CDS encoding translation initiation factor 2 has protein sequence MRQGQMFLLFCLLLLSPFAHAEQPLSLEAGARLTELQQRLDDSEKQRAALAQQLQENDIQRESAQLTRLRQDNQRLKLAIKELQAAPPQQLLTDKQQWFLIGSGVALLSAVCGIFASGGHRRRRQWLN, from the coding sequence ATGCGCCAAGGTCAGATGTTCCTGCTGTTTTGCCTGCTGTTGCTGTCCCCATTCGCCCACGCCGAACAGCCGCTATCACTGGAAGCCGGTGCGCGCCTGACCGAACTGCAACAGCGCCTGGACGACAGCGAAAAGCAACGCGCGGCACTGGCCCAGCAGCTGCAGGAGAACGACATCCAGCGCGAAAGCGCCCAACTGACCCGCCTGCGCCAGGACAACCAGAGGCTGAAGCTGGCGATCAAGGAATTGCAGGCCGCGCCCCCGCAACAACTGCTGACCGACAAGCAACAATGGTTTCTGATTGGCTCAGGCGTTGCACTCTTGTCGGCAGTCTGCGGTATCTTTGCCAGTGGCGGACACAGAAGACGCCGTCAATGGTTGAATTGA
- a CDS encoding response regulator transcription factor, which produces MSELLLIDDDQELCELLGSWLSQEGFVVRACHDGQSARLALAEQAPAAVVLDVMLPDGSGLELLKQLRSEHADLPVLMLSARGEPLDRILGLELGADDYLAKPCDPRELTARLRAVLRRSHPAATTTQLEIGDLAFSPVRGVVSIDGREMSLTLSESRILEALLRQPGEPLDKQELAQIALGRKLTLYDRSLDMHVSNLRKKVGPHPDGRPRIVALRSRGYYYSL; this is translated from the coding sequence ATGAGCGAGCTGTTACTGATTGATGATGACCAGGAACTCTGCGAGCTGCTCGGCAGCTGGCTGAGCCAGGAAGGCTTTGTCGTCCGCGCCTGCCACGATGGCCAGAGCGCGCGCCTGGCGCTGGCCGAACAGGCGCCGGCGGCAGTGGTGCTGGACGTGATGCTGCCCGACGGCAGCGGCCTGGAGCTGCTCAAGCAACTGCGCAGCGAGCACGCCGACTTGCCGGTGCTGATGCTCTCGGCCCGCGGCGAACCCCTGGACCGGATTCTGGGCCTGGAGCTGGGTGCCGACGATTACCTGGCCAAACCCTGCGATCCACGCGAGCTCACTGCCCGGCTGCGTGCGGTGCTGCGTCGCAGCCACCCCGCAGCCACCACCACCCAGTTGGAAATCGGCGACCTGGCCTTCAGCCCGGTGCGTGGCGTGGTCAGCATCGACGGACGCGAAATGAGCCTGACCCTGTCCGAAAGCCGCATCCTCGAAGCGCTCCTGCGTCAACCAGGCGAGCCGCTGGACAAGCAGGAACTGGCGCAGATCGCCCTGGGGCGCAAGCTGACCCTGTACGACCGCAGCCTCGACATGCACGTCAGCAACCTGCGCAAGAAGGTCGGCCCGCACCCCGACGGCCGCCCGCGCATCGTCGCGCTGCGCAGCCGCGGCTACTACTACAGCCTATGA
- a CDS encoding Spy/CpxP family protein refolding chaperone, with product MRKTLIALMFAAALPTVAMAMPEGGPRHDGPHHRGDAPFAQLDLTRDQRQQVGKLMGEQMKAQRDITKRYLDKLPAADQKAMKDEIKASREKTDGQVRALLKPDQQKKFDDLQKERAARQAEWKEFQAWKAEKGGKAQ from the coding sequence ATGCGCAAGACCCTTATCGCCCTGATGTTCGCCGCCGCCCTGCCGACCGTTGCCATGGCCATGCCTGAAGGCGGCCCGCGCCACGACGGCCCGCATCACCGCGGTGACGCGCCTTTCGCCCAGCTGGACCTGACCCGCGACCAGCGCCAGCAGGTCGGCAAACTGATGGGTGAGCAGATGAAAGCCCAGCGCGACATCACCAAGCGCTACCTGGACAAGCTGCCGGCCGCCGACCAGAAAGCCATGAAGGACGAGATCAAGGCCAGCCGCGAGAAAACCGACGGCCAGGTGCGCGCCTTGCTCAAGCCTGACCAGCAGAAGAAGTTCGACGACCTGCAAAAGGAACGCGCCGCTCGCCAGGCCGAGTGGAAAGAGTTCCAGGCCTGGAAAGCTGAAAAAGGCGGCAAGGCCCAGTAA
- a CDS encoding sensor histidine kinase, producing the protein MLLRSLFWRILASFWLAIALVAGLSILLGHMLNQDAWILSRHPGINTLAARWTQHYEQEGLESAQHFLERRKQRYKIDVQVLDDSGDAVVPGTFPRRAAAFEARQHNDERHLPWRRLTEEYTSPTSGVTYLLIYRIPHPELDAWHRESLLWPLSALGIALVVLTLFSLLVTLSITRPLSRLRGAVHDLGQTSYQQTSLAQLAGRRDEFGVLANDFNKMGARLQSLIGSQRQLLRDVSHELRSPLARLRIALALAERAEPEQRQALWPRLTRECDRLEDLISEILALARVDAEQSHAEPVDLNALLGSVRKDAQLSAPEQEVRLEAQPGLTLQGWPTLIERAVDNLVRNALRFNPQGQPIEIHAKREQDRIVISVRDHGPGAAPEHLEQLGEPFFRAPGQEAAGHGLGLAIARKAAERHGGSLVLENHPQGGFVGRLVLPLVVATGS; encoded by the coding sequence GTGCTCTTGCGTTCTCTGTTCTGGCGCATCCTGGCCAGCTTCTGGCTGGCCATTGCCCTGGTCGCCGGCTTGTCCATCCTGCTCGGCCACATGCTCAACCAGGATGCCTGGATCCTCAGCCGCCACCCGGGCATCAACACCCTGGCGGCCCGCTGGACCCAGCACTACGAGCAGGAGGGCCTGGAGTCTGCCCAGCACTTCCTCGAACGGCGCAAGCAGCGTTACAAGATCGACGTGCAGGTGCTCGACGACAGCGGCGATGCCGTGGTGCCAGGTACCTTCCCTCGTCGTGCGGCGGCATTCGAGGCGCGCCAGCACAATGATGAACGCCACCTGCCCTGGCGCCGCCTGACCGAGGAATACACCAGCCCCACCAGCGGCGTGACCTACCTGCTGATCTACCGCATTCCGCACCCCGAGCTCGACGCCTGGCACCGCGAGAGCCTGCTCTGGCCGCTCAGCGCCCTGGGTATCGCTTTGGTGGTATTGACCTTGTTCAGCCTGCTGGTGACGCTGTCGATCACCCGTCCGTTGAGCCGCCTGCGGGGCGCCGTACACGACCTGGGCCAGACCAGCTACCAGCAGACCAGCCTGGCGCAACTGGCCGGGCGACGCGACGAATTCGGCGTGTTGGCCAACGACTTCAACAAGATGGGCGCGCGCCTGCAGAGCCTCATCGGCAGCCAGCGCCAGCTGTTGCGTGATGTTTCCCACGAACTGCGTTCGCCCCTGGCCCGCCTGCGCATCGCCCTGGCCCTGGCCGAGCGTGCCGAACCCGAGCAGCGCCAGGCCCTGTGGCCGCGCCTGACCCGCGAATGCGACCGCCTGGAAGACCTGATCAGCGAAATCCTTGCCCTGGCCCGGGTCGATGCCGAGCAGTCCCACGCCGAGCCGGTCGACCTCAACGCATTGCTCGGCAGTGTGCGCAAGGACGCCCAGCTCAGCGCGCCGGAGCAAGAGGTACGGCTGGAGGCCCAGCCTGGGCTGACCCTGCAGGGCTGGCCGACGCTGATCGAGCGCGCCGTGGACAACCTGGTGCGCAATGCCCTGCGCTTCAATCCGCAAGGGCAGCCGATCGAAATCCATGCCAAGCGCGAGCAGGACCGCATCGTCATCAGCGTGCGCGACCATGGGCCAGGAGCCGCGCCGGAGCATCTGGAGCAACTGGGGGAGCCGTTCTTCCGTGCGCCGGGGCAGGAAGCGGCGGGACATGGGCTTGGCCTGGCGATCGCGCGCAAGGCGGCCGAGCGACATGGTGGCAGCCTGGTGCTGGAGAATCATCCACAGGGTGGATTCGTCGGCCGCCTGGTGCTGCCGTTGGTGGTGGCGACCGGCAGTTGA
- a CDS encoding NAD(P)H nitroreductase has product MEALDALLNRVSVPRLTDPAPNAAQREALFQAALRAPDHGQLRPWRFLTIEGQGREKLGELFAQALQAKGDASQAALDKARAMPLRAPLLIVVIAKLQDHFKVPKSEQRLAAGCAAHGILIAAHAQGIGAVWRTGDMAFDANVHKGLGMAENEELVGYLYVGTPLTEPRTAPVLETAEFVRAWGE; this is encoded by the coding sequence ATGGAGGCTCTCGACGCATTGCTCAACCGTGTTTCCGTGCCACGCCTGACCGACCCCGCGCCCAATGCCGCCCAGCGCGAGGCGCTGTTCCAGGCCGCATTGCGCGCACCGGACCATGGTCAGTTGCGTCCATGGCGCTTTCTCACCATCGAAGGCCAGGGCCGCGAAAAACTCGGCGAATTGTTCGCCCAAGCGCTGCAGGCCAAGGGCGATGCCAGCCAGGCGGCGTTGGACAAGGCCCGCGCCATGCCACTGCGCGCACCGCTGCTGATCGTGGTGATCGCCAAGCTGCAAGACCATTTCAAGGTGCCCAAGAGCGAACAGCGCCTGGCGGCGGGCTGCGCGGCCCACGGGATTCTGATCGCGGCGCATGCCCAGGGCATCGGCGCGGTGTGGCGTACTGGCGACATGGCCTTCGATGCCAATGTGCACAAAGGGTTGGGGATGGCCGAGAACGAGGAACTGGTTGGCTATCTGTACGTCGGCACGCCGCTGACCGAGCCGCGTACGGCGCCGGTGCTGGAAACGGCCGAGTTCGTCCGCGCCTGGGGCGAGTAA
- a CDS encoding TrkH family potassium uptake protein: MALPTLRIIGFIIGIFLITLAVSMAVPMATLVVFERTGDMPSFLWSSLITFVAGLAMVIQGRPEHVHLRPRDMYLLTVCSWLVVCVFAALPFLLTQHISYTDAFFESMSGITATGATVLSGLDHMSPGILMWRSMLHWLGGIGFIAMAVAILPLLRIGGMRLFQTESSDRSEKVMPRSHMVAKSIVGVYVGFSVLGALAFWWAGMSPFDAINHAMSAISTGGFSTSDQSLAKWDIPAVHWVAVVVMILGSLPFTLYVATLRGNRRALIRDQQVQGLLGMLVVTWLVLGTWYWYTTNLHWLDALRHVALNVTSVVTTTGFALGDYSLWGNFSLMLFFYLGFIGGCSGSTAGGIKIFRFQVAYILLKANLNQLIHPRAVIKQKYNGHRLDEEIVRSILTFSFFFAITICVMALLLSLLGVDWMTALTGAAGTVSGVGPGLGEVIGPSGNYATLPDAAKWILAAGMLLGRLEIITVLVLCMPAFWRH; encoded by the coding sequence ATGGCGTTGCCGACCTTAAGGATCATTGGTTTCATCATCGGCATCTTCCTCATCACCCTGGCCGTGAGCATGGCCGTGCCGATGGCGACCCTGGTGGTCTTCGAACGCACCGGCGACATGCCGTCGTTCCTCTGGTCCAGCCTGATCACCTTCGTCGCCGGCCTGGCCATGGTCATCCAGGGCCGCCCCGAGCATGTGCACCTGCGCCCTCGCGACATGTACCTGCTCACGGTCTGCAGCTGGCTGGTGGTCTGCGTGTTCGCCGCCCTGCCCTTCCTGCTCACCCAGCACATCAGCTACACCGACGCCTTCTTCGAGAGCATGTCCGGCATCACCGCCACCGGGGCCACCGTGCTCAGTGGCCTGGACCACATGTCGCCGGGCATCCTGATGTGGCGCTCGATGCTGCACTGGCTCGGCGGCATCGGCTTCATCGCCATGGCCGTGGCGATCCTGCCGCTGCTGCGCATCGGTGGCATGCGGCTGTTCCAGACCGAGTCCTCGGACCGCTCGGAAAAGGTCATGCCGCGTTCGCACATGGTCGCCAAGTCGATCGTCGGGGTGTATGTCGGCTTCTCGGTGCTGGGCGCGCTGGCCTTCTGGTGGGCCGGCATGAGCCCATTCGATGCCATCAACCATGCCATGTCGGCCATCTCCACCGGTGGCTTCTCGACCTCCGACCAGTCCCTGGCCAAGTGGGACATCCCGGCGGTGCACTGGGTCGCAGTCGTGGTGATGATCCTCGGCAGCCTGCCCTTCACGCTGTACGTGGCGACCCTGCGCGGCAACCGCAGGGCACTGATCCGTGACCAGCAGGTGCAGGGCCTGCTGGGCATGCTGGTGGTCACCTGGCTGGTACTGGGCACCTGGTACTGGTACACCACCAACCTGCACTGGCTCGATGCGCTGCGCCACGTGGCGCTGAACGTGACCTCGGTCGTCACCACCACCGGCTTCGCCCTGGGCGACTACAGCCTGTGGGGCAATTTCTCGCTGATGCTGTTCTTCTACCTGGGCTTCATCGGTGGTTGTTCCGGCTCGACCGCCGGCGGCATCAAGATCTTCCGCTTCCAGGTGGCCTACATCCTGCTCAAGGCCAACCTCAACCAACTCATCCACCCGCGGGCAGTGATCAAGCAGAAATACAACGGCCACCGCCTCGACGAAGAAATCGTGCGTTCGATCCTGACGTTCTCGTTCTTCTTCGCCATCACCATCTGCGTGATGGCGTTGCTGCTGTCGCTGCTCGGCGTGGACTGGATGACCGCATTGACCGGCGCCGCCGGCACGGTATCGGGCGTCGGGCCGGGGCTGGGCGAGGTGATCGGGCCGTCGGGCAACTACGCCACCCTGCCGGATGCCGCCAAGTGGATTCTCGCCGCCGGCATGCTGCTCGGCCGCCTGGAGATCATCACGGTGCTGGTGTTGTGCATGCCTGCATTCTGGCGTCACTGA